The Geobacter sp. AOG2 genome includes a window with the following:
- a CDS encoding xanthine dehydrogenase family protein molybdopterin-binding subunit — MSEIIKVSRREFIKTGLLVGGGLVLACHIPLGGRDAAAAATTFAPNAFLRIGTDGSVTVIVNKSEMGQGVYTSLPMLIAEELECDWKRVRVQAAPVAPEYNHTQFGAIMVTGGSTSVRSEWERLSKAGAAAREMLVAAAAKSWKVEPSACRAENGVVVGPGGKRAGYGSLATRAAKLPVPQEPKLKNPKQRKLLGKPIHRLDSPAKINGTAIFGIDVHVPGMLTAVIARPPVFGGTVKSFDAKKALTVPGVKQVVAVPAGVAVVAEGFWPAQKGREALEITWDEGQWAQISTPAMREEYARLSAMPGLAARHDGDAPTELAKAAHPLQAEYEVPYLAHATMEPLNCFVDLKKDHCLIRTGSQFQTVDRNAAAREAGLKPEQVALETTFLGGGFGRRACPASDFVVEAVQVAKAVGKPVKVIRSRDDDMRAGFYRPMWYDRIAACLDDKGYPLAWRHTIVGQSIIAGTAFESAMVKGGIDHTSVEGAADTPYAIPNLLVDLHTTKNGVPVLWWRSVGHSHNAFVVESFLDELAHSAGKDPYQYRRALLANHPRHLAVLQTAAEKAGWGTKLPVGTGRGIALHESFGSFVAQVAEVSLDAAGQVQVHRVVCAIDCGRIVNPDTIAAQMESGIVFGLSAALYGAITLKNGRVEQGNFDTYPLVRMQGSPLVEVHIIPSDEPPGGVGEPGVPPIAPAVANALFAATGARIRSLPLTPEKVMAARSKA; from the coding sequence ATGAGCGAGATCATCAAGGTGAGCCGACGGGAATTCATCAAGACCGGCCTGCTGGTGGGAGGCGGATTGGTGCTGGCCTGCCACATCCCCCTGGGTGGCCGTGACGCCGCTGCCGCGGCGACGACCTTTGCCCCCAACGCCTTCCTGCGCATCGGCACCGACGGCAGCGTGACCGTCATCGTCAATAAATCCGAGATGGGTCAGGGGGTCTACACCTCCCTCCCCATGCTGATCGCCGAGGAACTCGAGTGCGACTGGAAACGGGTACGGGTCCAAGCGGCGCCGGTGGCGCCGGAATACAACCACACCCAGTTCGGCGCGATCATGGTGACCGGCGGCAGCACCAGCGTGCGGTCCGAATGGGAGCGACTCTCCAAGGCCGGTGCGGCGGCCCGCGAGATGCTGGTGGCGGCAGCCGCCAAAAGTTGGAAAGTGGAACCCTCCGCCTGCCGTGCCGAGAACGGCGTGGTCGTCGGCCCCGGCGGCAAGCGCGCGGGCTACGGCAGCCTGGCGACCAGGGCCGCCAAACTGCCGGTGCCCCAGGAACCGAAACTGAAGAATCCCAAACAGAGAAAACTGCTCGGCAAACCGATCCACCGCCTGGACAGCCCGGCCAAAATCAACGGGACGGCGATCTTCGGTATTGACGTGCACGTCCCCGGCATGCTGACTGCGGTCATCGCCCGGCCGCCGGTGTTCGGCGGAACAGTGAAGAGTTTCGACGCGAAAAAGGCCCTTACGGTGCCGGGGGTGAAGCAGGTCGTGGCCGTGCCCGCCGGCGTGGCGGTGGTTGCCGAGGGTTTCTGGCCTGCCCAGAAGGGACGCGAGGCGCTGGAGATTACCTGGGACGAGGGACAATGGGCGCAGATATCCACTCCCGCCATGCGCGAGGAGTATGCCCGGCTCTCCGCCATGCCCGGCCTGGCGGCGCGCCACGACGGCGATGCCCCTACCGAACTGGCCAAGGCGGCCCATCCCCTGCAGGCCGAATACGAAGTCCCCTACCTGGCCCATGCCACCATGGAACCGCTCAACTGCTTCGTGGACTTGAAAAAGGACCATTGCCTGATCCGCACCGGCTCCCAGTTCCAGACCGTGGACCGCAACGCCGCCGCTCGTGAGGCCGGGCTCAAGCCGGAACAGGTCGCTCTGGAGACCACCTTCCTGGGCGGGGGCTTCGGCCGGAGGGCCTGTCCCGCGTCGGATTTCGTCGTCGAGGCGGTGCAGGTGGCCAAGGCGGTCGGGAAGCCGGTCAAGGTGATCCGCTCCCGCGACGACGACATGCGGGCCGGATTCTACCGTCCCATGTGGTATGACCGCATTGCCGCCTGCCTTGACGACAAGGGGTACCCCCTGGCCTGGCGCCACACCATCGTGGGGCAGTCGATCATCGCCGGCACCGCTTTCGAGTCGGCCATGGTGAAGGGCGGCATCGACCACACCTCGGTGGAGGGGGCGGCCGATACCCCGTACGCCATACCGAACCTGCTGGTGGACCTGCACACGACCAAGAACGGGGTACCGGTGCTCTGGTGGCGCTCGGTGGGGCATTCCCACAACGCCTTCGTGGTGGAGAGTTTCCTGGATGAACTGGCCCACAGCGCCGGCAAGGACCCCTACCAGTACCGCCGCGCCCTGCTGGCAAACCACCCCCGCCATCTGGCCGTGCTGCAGACGGCGGCCGAAAAGGCGGGCTGGGGGACAAAACTGCCGGTCGGTACCGGCCGGGGCATTGCCCTGCACGAGTCCTTCGGCAGCTTCGTCGCCCAGGTAGCCGAGGTCTCCCTGGATGCCGCGGGCCAAGTGCAGGTCCACCGTGTCGTCTGCGCCATCGACTGCGGCCGGATCGTCAACCCTGACACCATCGCGGCTCAGATGGAGTCGGGCATCGTCTTCGGTCTCTCCGCGGCGCTCTACGGGGCCATCACCCTCAAAAACGGCCGGGTGGAACAGGGAAATTTCGACACCTACCCGCTGGTACGCATGCAGGGTTCGCCCCTGGTGGAGGTACACATCATCCCCAGCGACGAACCGCCCGGCGGCGTGGGCGAACCGGGCGTGCCCCCCATCGCGCCGGCCGTGGCCAATGCACTGTTCGCCGCCACGGGCGCACGGATACGGTCGCTACCCCTGACGCCGGAAAAGGTCATGGCCGCCCGGAGCAAGGCATGA
- a CDS encoding (2Fe-2S)-binding protein — MITFSLNGKKQAVELSPDTPLLWVLRDHLHLTGTKFGCGEGLCGACTVHIDGRPERSCITPLSDVQGKKVTTIEGIAENHPVKKAWLADEVSQCGYCQPGQIMSAVALMEQKPHPTDADIDAAMSGNLCRCGTYGRIRRAIHTAAKAGKGGKRS, encoded by the coding sequence GTGATCACCTTCTCTCTGAATGGCAAGAAACAGGCCGTGGAACTCAGCCCCGACACCCCGCTCCTCTGGGTGCTGCGGGACCACCTGCATCTCACCGGCACAAAATTCGGCTGCGGCGAGGGATTGTGCGGCGCCTGCACGGTCCATATCGACGGCCGGCCGGAACGTTCCTGTATCACACCGCTCAGCGATGTGCAGGGCAAGAAGGTCACCACCATCGAGGGTATTGCCGAAAACCATCCCGTAAAAAAGGCCTGGCTGGCCGACGAGGTTTCCCAGTGCGGTTACTGCCAGCCGGGGCAGATCATGAGCGCCGTGGCCCTCATGGAGCAGAAGCCCCACCCCACGGATGCCGACATCGACGCTGCCATGAGCGGCAACCTCTGCCGCTGCGGCACCTATGGCCGCATCCGTCGGGCGATCCATACCGCCGCCAAGGCGGGAAAGGGAGGGAAACGGTCATGA
- a CDS encoding nuclear transport factor 2 family protein, whose protein sequence is MKIEHTPVTGREEKDNLMPQMRALSEFYEALNSRDMEKMAQNWVPSDEAVMDNPLGGIKRGWEEIRDVYERLFGSRSEYRFEFYDYTLHGAGELFYVVGRERGMFSMEGTVLDLAIRTSRIFRLMDGRWRQVHHHGSIEDPDLLASYQKAVLGKG, encoded by the coding sequence ATGAAGATCGAACACACGCCGGTTACCGGCCGGGAAGAGAAGGATAACCTGATGCCGCAGATGCGAGCCCTGTCGGAATTTTATGAAGCCCTCAACAGCAGGGATATGGAAAAAATGGCGCAAAATTGGGTACCGAGCGATGAGGCTGTCATGGACAACCCCCTGGGGGGCATCAAGCGCGGTTGGGAAGAGATCAGGGACGTGTATGAACGGCTTTTCGGCAGCCGGTCCGAATATCGGTTCGAGTTCTACGATTACACTCTCCACGGGGCGGGAGAACTGTTCTATGTCGTGGGAAGGGAGCGGGGTATGTTCAGCATGGAAGGGACGGTTCTCGACCTGGCCATCAGGACGAGCAGGATCTTCAGGCTCATGGACGGCCGCTGGCGCCAGGTCCACCACCACGGTTCAATCGAGGACCCGGACCTACTGGCGAGCTATCAGAAAGCTGTGCTGGGAAAGGGTTGA
- a CDS encoding ATP-dependent helicase, producing MNLLTHLNPPQKEAVLHGEGPLLILAGAGSGKTRVITHRIAHLIRERGVPPWNILAVTFTNKAANEMAERVRKLLGGGEVPQISTFHAACGRILRREIHHLGYESSFAIYDDKDSERLLKDVLAELNLDDKRFPPKTIGAKIDDFKNRGLFPEDLDAVATGDIFNERLVRIYAAYQERLKKCNALDFGDMLIQTVRLLSQFPEVRRHYQERFQWILVDEYQDTNPVQYGLIKLLAGERRNLCVVGDDDQSIYSWRGADIRNILEFEKDFPGVRVVRLEQNYRSTATILKAAGEVVRHNFGRKGKTLWTENPAGENIRYLRVESDREEARTVCREISRLRAGGIPLEEMAVFYRTNAQSRQVEEALVSEALPYHIVGGVRFYARMEVKDVLAYLRVLDNPADEISLKRIINVPARGIGSASIDKISLQASRGGTSMYTALQDAAESGLLGAGPRAKVAAFAAMMERFRETGASLGLPGLTRMVMEESGYLTRLKESRDEDDAERLENLEQLLAAMEEFCERDPDAGLSEFLEQVSLVSDLEQGEQGKPSVTLMTLHAAKGLEFKAVFMIGMEERLFPHVRALDDLDGMEEERRLCYVGMTRARERLYLLNARRRYLFGQDQSNPPSRFLKDIPGELLDEEGNGTGSGYRTERTFGRTPAIRQEYAESHNLAAAAQFSDTNEIEVVPEPEEEYGEVFVGMKVRHAKFGVGTIRKIEGSGEAQKAIVWFNSAGPKKLLLRFAGLERA from the coding sequence ATGAATCTCCTTACCCACCTCAACCCGCCCCAGAAAGAGGCCGTGCTGCACGGCGAGGGACCGCTCCTGATCCTGGCCGGAGCCGGATCGGGCAAAACCCGTGTCATCACCCATCGCATCGCCCACTTGATCCGTGAGCGGGGTGTACCCCCCTGGAATATCCTGGCCGTAACCTTTACCAACAAGGCCGCCAATGAGATGGCCGAGCGGGTCAGGAAGCTGCTCGGCGGCGGGGAAGTACCCCAGATTTCCACCTTTCACGCAGCCTGTGGCCGCATCCTCCGCAGAGAGATCCACCATCTGGGTTACGAATCGTCGTTTGCCATCTACGACGACAAGGACTCCGAGCGCCTCCTGAAGGACGTGCTGGCCGAACTCAACCTGGACGACAAACGCTTTCCCCCCAAGACCATCGGCGCCAAGATCGACGACTTCAAGAACCGCGGCCTGTTCCCCGAGGATCTGGACGCCGTGGCAACCGGCGACATTTTCAACGAGCGGCTGGTGCGCATCTATGCCGCCTATCAGGAACGACTAAAGAAATGCAACGCCCTGGACTTCGGCGACATGCTGATCCAGACCGTGCGCCTGCTGTCCCAATTCCCCGAAGTGCGACGCCACTACCAGGAGCGTTTCCAATGGATCCTGGTGGACGAGTACCAGGACACCAACCCGGTGCAGTACGGCCTGATCAAGCTCCTGGCGGGGGAGCGGCGTAACCTGTGCGTGGTGGGGGACGACGACCAGTCCATCTATTCCTGGCGCGGGGCCGACATCCGCAACATCCTGGAATTCGAAAAAGACTTCCCCGGCGTGCGCGTGGTCCGCCTGGAGCAGAATTACCGCTCCACAGCCACCATCCTCAAGGCGGCCGGAGAGGTGGTCAGGCACAATTTCGGCCGAAAAGGCAAGACCCTCTGGACCGAAAACCCGGCCGGAGAAAACATCCGCTACCTGCGGGTGGAATCGGACCGGGAGGAGGCGCGCACCGTATGCCGCGAGATCTCCCGCCTGCGGGCAGGTGGAATCCCTCTGGAGGAGATGGCGGTCTTCTACCGCACCAACGCCCAATCGCGTCAGGTTGAAGAAGCTCTGGTGTCCGAGGCGCTCCCCTATCACATCGTGGGCGGCGTCAGGTTTTACGCCCGTATGGAGGTCAAGGATGTCCTGGCCTACTTGCGAGTGCTGGACAACCCGGCCGACGAGATCTCCCTGAAGCGGATCATCAACGTCCCGGCCCGGGGCATCGGCAGTGCCAGCATCGACAAAATTTCCCTCCAGGCCAGCCGGGGGGGAACCAGCATGTACACAGCCCTGCAAGATGCCGCGGAAAGCGGGTTGTTAGGGGCCGGGCCGCGGGCTAAGGTCGCAGCCTTTGCCGCCATGATGGAGCGCTTCCGGGAAACCGGCGCATCCCTGGGCTTGCCGGGGCTGACCCGCATGGTGATGGAGGAGAGCGGCTACCTGACCCGGCTCAAGGAGAGCCGGGACGAGGATGATGCGGAGCGGTTGGAGAACCTGGAACAACTCTTGGCGGCCATGGAGGAGTTCTGCGAGAGGGATCCCGACGCCGGTCTGTCCGAATTTCTGGAGCAGGTTTCCCTGGTCTCGGACCTGGAGCAGGGGGAGCAGGGCAAACCCTCGGTGACGCTGATGACGCTCCACGCCGCCAAAGGCCTGGAGTTCAAAGCGGTCTTCATGATCGGCATGGAGGAGCGCCTTTTCCCCCATGTCCGCGCTTTGGACGACCTGGACGGCATGGAGGAGGAGCGGCGCCTGTGCTACGTGGGCATGACCCGTGCGCGGGAGCGGCTCTACCTCCTGAACGCCCGCCGGCGCTACCTGTTCGGCCAGGACCAGTCCAACCCGCCGTCCCGTTTTCTCAAAGATATCCCGGGAGAGTTGCTGGATGAGGAAGGAAACGGGACAGGGAGCGGCTACCGGACCGAGCGGACGTTCGGACGGACACCGGCCATCCGGCAGGAATACGCCGAAAGCCACAACCTGGCCGCAGCCGCTCAATTCAGCGACACTAACGAGATAGAGGTCGTTCCGGAGCCGGAGGAGGAATACGGTGAGGTCTTTGTGGGCATGAAGGTGCGGCACGCCAAGTTCGGGGTCGGCACCATCAGGAAGATCGAGGGAAGCGGCGAAGCCCAGAAGGCCATCGTCTGGTTCAACTCTGCGGGCCCCAAGAAGCTGTTGCTCCGGTTCGCCGGACTGGAGCGGGCCTAG
- a CDS encoding electron transfer flavoprotein subunit beta/FixA family protein, with translation MLVVACIKQVPDTTQVQIDPVTNTLVREGIPFIVNPYDTHALEEALRLKDRFGCKVAAISMGPPNAEATLRKALALGVDMAILLSDRVFGGADTLATSNVLSAAIRKLHTEADEVGLVLCGKQTIDGDTAQVGPGIATRLAYHQLTLVDRIDNLDVGGKRIRVSRKLEGRHEIVEAPLPAMLTVVRELNRPRYPRVPMRLAAADAQVEVWNNQVLKLDEQAIGLKGSPTWVSKIFSPERAKGEIIGDGYGDPEGTAALLIDKLLAKDMLPL, from the coding sequence ATGCTCGTAGTCGCCTGTATCAAGCAGGTCCCCGACACCACCCAGGTGCAGATCGACCCGGTCACCAACACCTTGGTACGCGAGGGCATCCCCTTTATCGTCAATCCCTATGATACCCATGCGCTGGAAGAGGCGTTGCGCCTGAAAGACCGCTTTGGCTGCAAGGTCGCCGCCATCTCCATGGGGCCTCCCAATGCCGAAGCGACCCTCAGAAAGGCCTTGGCCCTGGGGGTCGATATGGCTATCCTGCTTTCCGACCGGGTTTTCGGCGGAGCCGACACGCTGGCCACCAGCAACGTCCTTTCGGCGGCAATCCGCAAGTTGCACACCGAGGCGGACGAGGTTGGCCTGGTGTTATGCGGCAAGCAGACCATCGATGGCGATACCGCTCAGGTCGGCCCCGGCATTGCCACCCGACTGGCCTATCACCAGCTCACCCTGGTGGACCGCATCGACAATCTGGATGTCGGCGGCAAACGTATCCGCGTCAGCCGCAAGCTGGAAGGGCGCCACGAGATCGTCGAGGCGCCATTGCCCGCCATGCTGACCGTCGTGCGGGAACTGAACCGGCCGCGCTATCCCCGCGTACCCATGCGCCTGGCCGCAGCCGACGCCCAGGTAGAGGTCTGGAACAATCAGGTACTCAAGCTGGACGAACAGGCCATCGGCCTCAAGGGGTCGCCCACCTGGGTCAGCAAGATCTTCTCCCCGGAGCGGGCCAAAGGGGAGATCATCGGCGACGGCTATGGCGATCCCGAAGGCACGGCTGCGCTGCTGATCGATAAGCTGCTGGCGAAGGATATGCTGCCGCTCTAA
- a CDS encoding electron transfer flavoprotein subunit alpha codes for MTEPQPQPKVKKPRGKARLLEGKCIACGARCQSVCPVNAIEMNDAGEPVVIPEKCIGCVKCIKICPASALEMFFTPEELKILEQLAAAATPVEEEVDEEAAALAKKLAAYRGVWVFVEQTEGEPAKVSWELLGVGAQLAASLGVELCALVIGEKVEHLCAEAFAHGASKAYLVDAPVYRNYRTEAYLEACCHLIAKHKPEVILMGATGMGRDLAGAVATRVATGLTADCTGLGIDDKRNLMQTRPAFGGNIMATIMCDKFRPQMATVRPNVMPMPECREGATGTIIREDFVVPEENILTKVIEIIHDTKNKSHVDITGAEFIVSGGRGMMAPENFAILKELAEELGGVVGASRSAVDAGWMPVDRQVGQTGKTVRPKIYIACGISGAIQHLVGMQDSDMVIAINRDRQAPIFEVATYGIVGDLFQVVPAITKRIRELKQQRTH; via the coding sequence ATGACTGAACCGCAACCACAACCCAAAGTGAAGAAACCACGCGGCAAGGCGCGCCTGCTGGAGGGCAAGTGCATTGCCTGCGGCGCCCGTTGCCAGAGCGTCTGCCCGGTCAATGCCATCGAGATGAACGATGCCGGTGAGCCGGTGGTCATTCCGGAAAAATGCATCGGCTGCGTCAAGTGCATCAAGATCTGTCCCGCCAGTGCCCTGGAGATGTTCTTCACCCCTGAAGAGTTGAAGATACTGGAACAACTGGCTGCTGCCGCCACCCCTGTCGAAGAGGAAGTGGACGAAGAGGCCGCGGCCCTGGCCAAAAAGCTGGCCGCCTACCGTGGCGTATGGGTCTTCGTCGAACAGACCGAGGGAGAACCGGCCAAGGTGTCGTGGGAACTGCTCGGCGTCGGAGCCCAGTTGGCCGCCTCTCTGGGGGTGGAGTTGTGCGCCCTGGTGATCGGCGAAAAGGTGGAGCATCTCTGTGCCGAGGCTTTTGCCCACGGTGCTTCCAAAGCCTACCTGGTGGATGCCCCGGTGTACCGCAACTACCGGACCGAGGCCTATCTGGAGGCCTGTTGCCACCTGATCGCCAAACACAAACCGGAGGTCATCCTCATGGGCGCCACCGGTATGGGGCGCGACCTGGCCGGAGCCGTCGCGACCCGCGTCGCCACGGGGCTGACCGCCGACTGCACCGGCCTCGGTATCGACGACAAGCGTAACCTCATGCAGACGCGCCCGGCCTTTGGCGGCAACATCATGGCAACCATCATGTGCGATAAGTTCCGTCCCCAGATGGCCACGGTCCGTCCCAACGTGATGCCGATGCCGGAGTGCCGGGAGGGCGCCACGGGCACCATCATTCGCGAGGACTTCGTGGTTCCCGAGGAGAATATTCTCACCAAGGTCATCGAGATCATCCATGATACGAAGAACAAAAGCCACGTGGATATCACGGGAGCCGAGTTCATCGTCTCCGGCGGCCGCGGCATGATGGCGCCTGAAAACTTCGCCATTCTAAAAGAATTAGCCGAGGAGTTGGGCGGCGTGGTGGGCGCCTCCCGCAGCGCCGTGGATGCCGGCTGGATGCCGGTTGACCGCCAGGTCGGCCAGACCGGCAAGACCGTCCGCCCCAAGATCTACATCGCCTGCGGCATCTCCGGCGCCATCCAGCATCTGGTCGGCATGCAGGATTCGGACATGGTCATCGCCATCAACCGCGACCGTCAGGCGCCGATCTTCGAGGTCGCCACCTACGGCATCGTCGGCGACCTGTTCCAGGTGGTCCCGGCCATCACGAAACGGATCAGGGAGTTGAAGCAGCAGCGAACGCATTGA
- a CDS encoding (Fe-S)-binding protein, giving the protein MTPNPTIFTPLLIVSLGIFAWGCWRRFSLVAIGQAENRFDNIGQRIGEMLQYAFGQKRVLAKPFGLNHFVIFWSFIILLVSNTEFLLHGVFPSISLSHLPDGVYFPLLLVIDVVSLLALVAVVIAMVRRIVAPPYPEARTIDAFFILGLIATLMMANFGMNAARISRLPENYLAIAHTYMPVSSVVAGLIASSAGALVFNVSWWAHAAALLIFMAYLPHSKHMHILTAIPNCFFRRLEKPNTQPREEFVGGNTFGVAQADRFTWKDLLDSMACTECGRCQKVCPANITGKPLNPRAVVHDIKVNLLENGALLKQGAAPAKPLIGDGGEGSVGEESIWGCTTCGACMEACPVFIEQMPKIVKMRRHLVETEAHFPEELLNLFENMEGRSNPWGIAPSERTKWCAQMEVKPFDKNTTEYLLYVGCAGSFDSRSKHVSVALAQLLDKAGVSWGILGKDEKCCGDSLRRLGNEYVFDRMAKENVRIFTERGVKKVITQCPHCFSTLKNDYKQYGLELEVIHHSEFLRNLVQDGYLKQEGASAELGATVFHDSCYLGRHNDVYDAPREVIKLATGAAPAEMERNRNNAFCCGAGGGRMWMEEHTGERINLNRVKEALEEKPDTICVSCPYCLTMFEDGLKDVKADSVKVRDVAEVLAEAVLR; this is encoded by the coding sequence ATGACACCCAACCCGACCATATTCACCCCCCTCCTGATCGTCTCCCTCGGTATCTTTGCCTGGGGTTGCTGGCGCAGGTTCAGCCTGGTGGCCATAGGCCAGGCGGAGAACCGGTTCGACAACATAGGTCAACGTATCGGCGAAATGCTACAGTATGCCTTCGGGCAGAAGCGGGTCTTGGCCAAGCCATTCGGCCTCAATCATTTCGTCATCTTCTGGTCGTTCATCATCCTTTTGGTTTCCAATACCGAATTCCTGTTGCACGGCGTATTCCCTTCCATAAGCCTGTCACACCTGCCCGACGGCGTCTATTTTCCGCTGCTGCTGGTGATTGATGTCGTGTCGCTCCTTGCCCTCGTAGCGGTAGTCATTGCCATGGTCAGGCGGATTGTTGCGCCTCCCTATCCCGAGGCCCGCACTATCGATGCGTTCTTCATCCTGGGGCTGATCGCCACCCTGATGATGGCAAACTTCGGCATGAATGCCGCCAGGATATCCCGCCTGCCGGAAAATTATCTCGCCATTGCCCACACCTACATGCCGGTTTCGAGCGTTGTGGCCGGCCTGATTGCGTCCTCCGCAGGCGCCCTGGTGTTTAACGTCAGTTGGTGGGCGCATGCCGCCGCACTTCTGATATTCATGGCCTATCTCCCCCACAGCAAGCACATGCACATTCTGACCGCCATCCCCAACTGTTTTTTCCGGCGGTTGGAAAAGCCCAATACGCAACCGAGAGAGGAGTTCGTCGGCGGTAACACCTTTGGCGTCGCCCAGGCGGACCGCTTCACCTGGAAAGACCTGCTGGATTCCATGGCCTGTACCGAGTGCGGCCGCTGCCAGAAGGTCTGCCCGGCAAACATTACCGGCAAGCCGCTCAATCCGAGGGCTGTTGTCCACGATATCAAGGTCAACCTGCTGGAGAACGGTGCACTGCTCAAACAGGGAGCAGCCCCGGCCAAACCTCTGATCGGGGATGGGGGCGAGGGGAGTGTCGGAGAGGAGTCCATCTGGGGCTGCACCACCTGCGGCGCCTGCATGGAAGCCTGCCCGGTCTTCATCGAACAGATGCCCAAGATCGTCAAGATGCGTCGCCACCTTGTGGAGACCGAGGCCCACTTTCCCGAGGAGTTGCTCAACCTGTTCGAGAACATGGAGGGTCGCAGCAACCCATGGGGTATCGCCCCGTCGGAGCGCACCAAGTGGTGCGCCCAGATGGAGGTCAAGCCTTTCGACAAGAATACCACCGAGTACCTGCTCTACGTCGGCTGTGCCGGCTCGTTCGATTCGCGTAGCAAGCACGTCAGCGTGGCCCTGGCCCAACTGTTGGACAAGGCCGGTGTCTCCTGGGGGATCCTGGGCAAGGACGAGAAGTGCTGCGGCGACAGCCTGCGCCGCCTGGGCAACGAGTACGTCTTTGACCGCATGGCCAAAGAGAACGTGCGGATCTTTACCGAGCGGGGCGTCAAAAAGGTCATCACCCAGTGTCCACACTGTTTCTCGACACTGAAAAACGACTACAAACAGTACGGGCTCGAACTTGAAGTGATCCACCACAGCGAATTCCTGCGGAATCTGGTGCAGGACGGCTATCTCAAGCAGGAGGGGGCATCCGCGGAGTTGGGGGCCACCGTATTTCACGATTCCTGTTACCTGGGAAGGCACAACGACGTGTACGATGCGCCGCGCGAGGTGATCAAGCTGGCCACCGGGGCGGCCCCGGCCGAGATGGAGCGCAACCGCAACAACGCTTTCTGTTGCGGGGCCGGCGGCGGCAGGATGTGGATGGAAGAGCATACCGGCGAGCGGATCAACCTCAACCGGGTCAAGGAGGCGTTGGAGGAGAAACCGGACACCATTTGCGTTTCCTGCCCCTATTGCCTGACCATGTTCGAGGACGGGCTCAAGGATGTGAAAGCCGACAGCGTCAAGGTGCGCGATGTGGCAGAGGTTCTGGCCGAGGCCGTGCTCAGGTAG